tttaaccccctgcttggcgaaatttttaaaaatcgccaacaacggccttgcgaaatgttcaaaagcaaaggagcagatgttcaattatagtgcataataaagattgcgaagaagggggttaaactccggttcaagctatttaattattaaaatttaaacgaacattaagattggcgaaccagctggtcaccaaaggcggctagtattatatatGCAGAGAGATTTTTTAAACTACATTATGTTAACTGATTGTTTTACAGCTTCTCTGAATTTATGAAAGACTTCGGAACTGATtaaatgaaaatggattttttaataagtatactttctgataatatttaaaattccgaaAGAATTTTGCTGTCGGATATCATTATGAGCCATTAGAATCAATATACCTATTTTTTAGTCTTCAGAAGCCAATTGAGGAAGCTTTGTCATATAATCCGATATTAAATTGGTCATATTGATTCTGCCCCAACTACATCAACTAAGGAAACGCATGCATTTTTGTACTCATagtaaaaacgatttaaaatgcTATAGAAATTGCCCACaaagaatttattctttcaataacAAGTCTTTTTAATAAGATGTAATGGCTCGGCAAAAATGGAGGGAAGGATAAACAGCCCTGATGGTAATAATTTTGGAAAGGTATTGCGAAGAGATGGTGATCTGACGAATATTCGGTGACGAAGCATAGAAAATATATGAATCGTGCTTCATTCGAACCAGATTACCTTTTTCAATTACCTGAAACAAACatggatacttttttttaagatgaagCTTACAAATGATACGACGAAGACATAGATCctaaatgccatttattttgcCAGTATCAATCCGATATACACGTACGATGGGTGCATGGTTTTTGCGACAATATCTCGTCATTTACCGCTATACTTAGAAGCATAGTAGTATGGAAATCTATCACCcagatatttaatatatctgTATTTGAACTTCATCTGTAACATTCCGTGACTGAAAAAAATACACTGAAAATTAAAGTTACAAAGGCCATCCTcagataaatttcagaaatatacgAAATATTATTAAAGGTCGCTTTGCTTGTCAGTGCCAAAGCATCAAAAAGGAGAGGGgcggagataaaaaaaaatttgtatgctACTAAAGTATTATTACTTTAGTTTACTACCATAATGCCCTCTAACTCATTATCTACGAACTTTGGTAGTAATTAAGAAGGTGAACGAAAAAATAGGACAATGCTTTAGAATATCGGCATTGGCGAggatatttcctttaaattgttttgagTTGCACACAAAATAATTCGTGAAAAATGAGCATTTTATTAACACGCTACCATtactttataaacaaataaatgaaagcgTTTATATTGAGCAGATTGGATTCATTGCTACAAGGGCCCTTAACACTTCCATCGCGGCAATGGCGCGCCTTTGTCCTAACCTCTGCACTAATATATGcttattgtatataaaatgcgctgcaataatatagaaaaatcttGCAGGACAAGTTATCTCATCCCTCGCGCATAACGAATATTCCTGGAAGATGAACTATCTCGTCCCTCGCGATTAAAGTGTTAAGCAATGTTAAGTTTTTATACACTCCTCTTTTCCTTTCCTGAACTTCCAAAtcgaatcattttaatttcatgtgaatacaagtaattttcaaataatgaatattgcaaaaaaaaaaaatttaaattataaagcatttatttgcTAGTCACACCTTAAAAATTTCAGTATCTCGttataaggaattttttcaataaatttaagaaattacgaCTTTATTAACGCAaactaaatacattaatattaagtttGCCAAAACCtttgtattcaataattttaactgGGAATTAATTCGCTTTCTTTAATCTAAAAGAATTACAAGCATAAAATTTCcaacaatgtttcaaaattaaagatacctgaatttaattcaaataagttCGAGCATATGACAACGGTAGATTGAAGTACCAGATTTGATTAATCCttactaaatatatatacatgcattcATATgtacacacacgcgcgcacataTCGTCGGAATGGGTTTCTAAATGATGAGACTAAGCAGTTACACCTACATTTCCGATTTATTCTGGTCATTaggaaaaagtttgaaataaaatttatatttaatatatttaatcgtaaattcgGTATTGATCATTTGTTAATTTCGCATAATATTATGCATCTAATGAAAATATAACTTGATACACctggtataaatttttaaagagaacttctgtgttaaaatatttttaataaataaattgtatctttaatatataataattgtatatatttttaatatataattttcaataattcgtataaattttaaacattcttaattgttttctgaggtttattaaaaacaatgtatCAAACATACTAAATAAATGCTACTcaagtatttctaaaaaaaatattttaataagtcaaataaataatttaataaattaacaaaatcataAAAGTGACATTAAAACATTAGTTATTTCTGTAAGAATCTATGTACTTTTTAATTCTGCTAAATTTGGATCTTTTCGCTTCCAGCAGTTTCTTTCCAAGGGAGGTCAGTGTGGAAAATTTCGAAGATTCAAACAGGTCACCTGTGCGAGGATAAAATCCGGAATTCTTTAActcatagttataaaaatatggtCTTAAAGTGCTGTGCTTCATTTTAAGGAAGGATGTAGGGATATTTGAAAAAACCGCTTCTCTAAAAGTGTCTCTGCTTGGGGTTATCAAAGGATAACCTTTGCTCGAAGGGTTAAATGTTCGAAGATTTTCGTTCAACCTCTTTCCTCTCGTAACTTTCTTCAAATCTTTTTCTGCAGCAGGATTAACTACAGTGTTTTTTGCTTTAACAGAATTTACATTCAAGGATGATTTCTTTCTGCTGTCAGAACTGCCTAATATTTCACTACCTTCAGCAAACAAAGGGTTAAAAGGATCGATTTCCTTTCCAGGTATCAACGCTTCCAAATTTTGTTCAGACAATATCTCCGATTCTTCTTGGCTTGAACCATCTATAACTGTACCATCTTCTGCAATATTCTGTTCAGCTTCCAAGATTTCTGGATTAATTTCAGAAGATTCCACCTCGGCCGAATGCTTTTCAGTGTCTTGAGagatattagaagaaaaattttcatatacatCTTCCATGTCATCTGCACCTTCTTGAGTTGCAGCTTGATCATAGACTGAGCCATCTTCTACCATCTTTTGTTCGGCTACCGAGAATTCTGGATTAATTTCAGAAGATTCTACCTCAGAAGAATGTTTTTCAATGTCTGGAGAGATATTAGATGaaagattttcaatttcataagCTTCTTCCATACTGCCTGCCCCTTTCTGAGCTGCAGCTTGATCATCGACATCCTGCTCCAGTGACATAATTTCGAAGTGTGGTATTTCGTCTTTTACAACATTAGAGCTCGATTTTTCATTAGATACATCAAACAAATTCATTGGCAATGGAATCGGACTTTGagtcataatttctaaaaattttaaatcttcagttGATAATTGTCCAGTACTATCAAAGTCATCAACAATATATTCTTCTGGAATGTTTGGCGaagtttccatttcaaattcatccGACAGTCTTTCTGTATCATCCGTTTTTAATTCTGAATCCACTGGAAAATACCGAGATCCTGTATTGTCGATCAGCTCTTCTGGCAATTTATCAGAACTTGCTCCAAAATTTTCAGTGACAGAGTAATCCTCATTTTCTGAGTAAAATTCACTTGAATCCTCATATTCGGAATTAGAATGATAATCAGAATCCGGGAAAACGTAATAGTAAGATCCGTCTATTTCTTGAATCTCCGGCACCATTTTGTCAGAAGTATCATAAAGGATATCAGAAGATTCTTGTAATTCATgaggtaaataattaaattcgctTGATCCACCACTGCCATCTACTAATTCTGTCCCCTCATTGTGCTCTGAACTCGACGATGGTAAGAACTCCCCAAAAGTTTCTAAAGAAAAGCTGGATTCTCTGTTATATCCATTGCTATAATCAGAATCGCCCTTTAAAATAATCTCGATAGGTTCTTTATCTTCTTCAACAAAATTAGGCATGTCTTCGGTTTCCTGTACAGAAGTACCAGATCCTTCAGAAGTGTCTGAAAGATTCATTGGTAACGCATAGGATATCTCTTTATTTATAGTTTCCATATCTTCGCTATCGGAAAAGACATCTTGATCTTTGAGGAAGCTAGATTTATCACTTGGGTGAAATCtgataatattttcttctgatcCAGAGCCTAAGGATGGATCACCTTCAGCAGCTATACCTGCACCTTCATCTGAAATTGCAGTAGAACTTTCAATAAATATCTCAGATATATGCCCATGATTCGAATCTACCAATGTATTTCGCAGTTCAGTATTCGAATTACTGGAGAGATCATTACTTCCTGATCCAAAGATAGATTCAATTTGCTCCTCATCGGCATTTGAGAGAACGTACGCATTTCGAGTGTTTTTCTTATtagaataatcataaattatacTTGATGTTTCAGTTTGGTCCAGATGCGAACCAGTTTCATCACCGacttgtttttgaatttcataaaataacttcgAATCGTTAAATTCATAATTAAGCTTTAATTCATCTTGCTGAAATCTGCTAGAAGCTGTGCCTGCAAGACCCTCAGTTACAGATGATGCAGTATCttctttgtaaatattagaatCATGAGTTGTTTCATACGAAGATCCGCCATTTGTATTCGCACTAGTTGTCGAAGGTATTCCAACAGGTTTACGCTTATGTTTCATAACTGGCAACTGAACAATTTCAGGTTCTTCAGGAACAATTATTATTGGCTTACGACTCAACGGTCTCCTGACGTTCTCATTCATATTTGAATATCTCCTTTGAAGTTCAGAACTTGACATTTGAAAATCACTTTCATAGTCACCATTTAAATCATCATTCACATTTTCCTCGCTTGGAATTTCCGCGTAACCGCTGTATCCCTGATCAAAATTCATGTCGGTAGGATACAATTGGTAAACATCTTGATTTGGATGCAACTTACCATCCTCAGAAAGAATGAAGTCATTCTCATTATCTGTGTCATAAAGTGGTTGATTTTCAGAACCTTTATGAACTTTTATAGCATCTAATCCTACAACCTCATATTTTACAATTTCCGGGTGTTTTTCATCGGCCATGTTGAATCGATTATCATAACTATACTTGTTGTAATCTTCAGTTTTGTTATTCCTTTCGATTAATGGTTCACCAGAAGA
Above is a genomic segment from Argiope bruennichi chromosome 1, qqArgBrue1.1, whole genome shotgun sequence containing:
- the LOC129980545 gene encoding uncharacterized protein LOC129980545; the protein is MFLAKLLFFLIIGTSFLKCRSQEKQIRGTPEVDYPTYYIIPKTSFRCSEQLYNPGFYADIETRCQVFHYCYEHRQESFLCPMGTVFNQPLLACDYWYSSNCSLAPSYYHVNAVKRNEDFGDVAEEPEDLQSENLFDKMAHLYEINKTPEPLALKNDSGIAENELLSRDSIKSSGEPLIERNNKTEDYNKYSYDNRFNMADEKHPEIVKYEVVGLDAIKVHKGSENQPLYDTDNENDFILSEDGKLHPNQDVYQLYPTDMNFDQGYSGYAEIPSEENVNDDLNGDYESDFQMSSSELQRRYSNMNENVRRPLSRKPIIIVPEEPEIVQLPVMKHKRKPVGIPSTTSANTNGGSSYETTHDSNIYKEDTASSVTEGLAGTASSRFQQDELKLNYEFNDSKLFYEIQKQVGDETGSHLDQTETSSIIYDYSNKKNTRNAYVLSNADEEQIESIFGSGSNDLSSNSNTELRNTLVDSNHGHISEIFIESSTAISDEGAGIAAEGDPSLGSGSEENIIRFHPSDKSSFLKDQDVFSDSEDMETINKEISYALPMNLSDTSEGSGTSVQETEDMPNFVEEDKEPIEIILKGDSDYSNGYNRESSFSLETFGEFLPSSSSEHNEGTELVDGSGGSSEFNYLPHELQESSDILYDTSDKMVPEIQEIDGSYYYVFPDSDYHSNSEYEDSSEFYSENEDYSVTENFGASSDKLPEELIDNTGSRYFPVDSELKTDDTERLSDEFEMETSPNIPEEYIVDDFDSTGQLSTEDLKFLEIMTQSPIPLPMNLFDVSNEKSSSNVVKDEIPHFEIMSLEQDVDDQAAAQKGAGSMEEAYEIENLSSNISPDIEKHSSEVESSEINPEFSVAEQKMVEDGSVYDQAATQEGADDMEDVYENFSSNISQDTEKHSAEVESSEINPEILEAEQNIAEDGTVIDGSSQEESEILSEQNLEALIPGKEIDPFNPLFAEGSEILGSSDSRKKSSLNVNSVKAKNTVVNPAAEKDLKKVTRGKRLNENLRTFNPSSKGYPLITPSRDTFREAVFSNIPTSFLKMKHSTLRPYFYNYELKNSGFYPRTGDLFESSKFSTLTSLGKKLLEAKRSKFSRIKKYIDSYRNN